The genome window GAATACGTGGAGGCCTATGAATTGTACAAACTCTGGTCCTCCCGAATGGAAGAACTTGATCGAAACAAGGCGGGCTTACTCAAGGAATGGACCGCTCTGCTGGATGCCGAAAAGGAAAATGAATCCGTATTCCGTCAACTCCTGGGTGAATCAGAATGGACCTGGGACAGGGAGTTTAATCTGAATGAACTGAACCAGGTTCAGCGTTCAGAACCCTTTCTCTCAGGCTATGTCCTGTCGCGCTTGGCTCTTTTTGAAGGAAAAGTGACAGAAGCCGGGAAAATCATCGATTCCGATCTCTTTGCAGAAGATCCTCCTTCACGGTATGGGCTGTATCAGAGTCATCTTTGGAACCTGAACAGGGCGGACCAAAAAGAAATGTGGGCCGAAGAAGCCGATATCCTCACCCTCTACAGGCAGCATCTTTTTGATATGGAGGCTTCTGAATGGAAAGAGGGAGAGGCCCGTTTCATCATACCCCTCCCAGAAGAAACCGAGGCTCTCAGGGCCGAAATGACGGAACGATCCCAAAAATTTAAGGCCGATAAGGAAGAGAATTCTCGTCTTATTGCAGACATGCGCCAGGCACTGGATCAGATGCTGGTACGTCAGATCTATTATTATGAGCAGGATACGTATCTTCTGCGCTATTCACTGGGTGACTACTATCTCGAGATGGATGAAAATCTCAAAGCTACGAGACAGTTTGAGCGAGTCCTTGCCATGGACCCTTGGAATATCAGTGCCAATTATAAGCTTGGAATTGTCAGTCAGCGTTACGGAGACTGGTCCCGGGCGATGGATCAGTATAAAAAAGTGTATTACCAGAACCCCGGGTATGAGAATGCATCCTACTACTATAATCAGCTGGCTAGAGAGAATGCCGATACTGTCTCGGTGAGTGCTCAGAATATAACTGATCCTACCAGGATCAAATATGTTGCCAATGCGGCCTATCAGTCAAATCTGAACAGCTGGTTGGGCTGGGGGTTGAGTTATGACCTGACGATGGACAGAAAGTACAGGGTCTATGAAACAGGAGAAATACCCAATCAGTACAAGCTGCACAGTCTGGATTTTAATGCTCCGCTCACATACAACAAATGGAACCTCGTTGTCACACCAGTGGCTGGGCTGTACCTTTGGAGCGACCTCTACGGTGTCGATGAGACTCGGGATTTTGGTGATTCCCTCGTCACACCCGCCGATACGGCAGAGGCCATGAATGTTAAACCCCTGCTGGGTCTGGATCTGGATTGGGGTAAAGATTTTTTGGAAACAGGTTTGTCCTACAGGTATCAGCTGGAAGAGGAGTCTCTTTTTTCTGATAGAAATTTAACAAGGTCCCATTTTATGAGTGCCCATGGGGATACCTATTTTCCATTAGAAAGTTCCTATGACTGGGGACCTGTGATGACCAGAACCTATGGACAATTTGAGATCCTCGATACTGTGTCAGGAGAGTCCAATCAGAACTTCAAAGGACAAATCCTACAGGATGCTTCCATCACATATGTAGCTTTCCGTGAGCCAATGATCCGCTTGACAGCCAATGGAACGTTTAACTTTGAAAACGGCAGTGTCAGCGACACCACCATGACCGATTATTATCTTCCCCGGGGTGTCCTGGAGGCAAAGGGCGGTCTAAGGGGAACAATCAATTTTCACAATGAAGAATATACAGAGGCTTTGGAGATCAGTTTATTTGGTGCCGCCGGCGGATATTGGACGGATATCATCCAGAGGGAAGATCAGACTCAATCCATGAAGATGGAGGGCCTGTTCAGCCTCTCTTATGTGAAGCAGACAATGACTCTTTATTTTCTTTTGAGTGGTAACGGCACTTTTAATACAGAAGATTCCGCTCTCAATTTCTGGGAATTCGCCGCTAGAGTGGGAGCCAGGATCAGCGTTCCTTCACTTTTGACCAATTAATAAGGTCTTTCTTATAAATAAATAACCGCCTTCGCTGAAGGCGGTTATTTACAGGAGCTGCGGGTCAAAGTCTAAAGAGACTCTTGCATTCCTGAAAGAGGGGGTCGTCTTTCATTTCGACCATGAATTTATCCTGGAAATAATTCAGTTGTTCCAATTTTAATCCCGAGTATTTCAAATAGGGATCTAAGGCTGTTTTCATCTTCTCGGAAAAGTCTATTTCATGGAGCACAGAAGTCAAAAGGTCTGCAATGGACACAATGACAATCATCTCTTTATGGGGAGACTGAATGTTCAAATTGCCATGTTCACCCGCAGTGTCAGAAAAACTTTGGGGAAAGTTCCAGCTCTCCATGATTCTTCGGCCTATCTCCCTGTGGTTCACACCAAACATACTGGTTTCTTCGCTGCATGTTTTTCCCTCATCCACATTAATGAAGGGCATGATCTTGTCATAGGCATTTAATTCTGATTCATACAAACTCATTTGGCCTATGTCATGAAGGAGTCCTGCAAGGAACGATTCCTCCCTGATTCTGCTTGCTCCGCTCATGTCACAAAGCTTCTGGGAAATAAAGGCCGTGACCAGAGAGTGCTGCCAAAAATATTTATAAAAGGGTGAAAGAGATTTCTGACTGAACATATTAGAGGCAGTCAAAAGCATGATGAGGCTTTTAATCGCCTTGAATCCCATGAGGGATATGGCAGTTTGAAGGCGTGATATCTGCTGCTGTCTGGCATAGAGGGAAGAGTTGGCCACTTTTAGTATCTTTGCGGTGAGTCCCGGGTCCATGCTGATAAGACGCTCCAGTTCTGCAAAAGAAACTTCATCCATATCTTCGGCGAAAGTCAGTACTTTCGTTGCCACATCGGGCATAATCGGAATATTTTTTAAGAATTGTTCGTATTTATCCATTATATTTATAATCGTTCCATTTTCTTTAATGATTGACTATTATAATACTAATAAAAGTTTTCTAGGGGAAATATAAATGAATAAACTTAAATGGGGTGTTCTGAGTACGGCAAATATTGGTTTGGAAAAAGTTCTTCCAGCCATTCAAAAATCAGAAAATGGAGTTGTCTATGCCATTGCTTCCCGCAATGACAGAACGGCTAGGGATGCGGCTTCTCATTTGAGTATCCCTGTGAGCTATTCCTCATACCAGGATCTTCTGGATGATCCGGAAGTCGAAGCCATATACAACCCCCTTCCAAACCATTTGCATATAGAATGGACTATAAAGGCCATGGAAGCTGGTAAGCATGTGTTGTGTGAAAAACCTCTGGCACTGAAGAGAGAGGATCTACTCAGGCTGATGAAATTGAGGGATCGAACAGGTTTGACAGTGAGCGAAGCCTTCATGGTCCGGTATCACCCTCAATGGTTGACCGCCAGAGAGACTGTTCAGGAAGGACATATTGGAAAATTAAAGAATGTGCAGGGCTTTTTCAGTTATTTTAATGACGATAAGAACAATATCAGGAATATCAAAGAAGCAGGAGGCGGAGGAATCTGGGATATCGGTTGTTATCCTGTTACGACAAGTCGTCTGATATTTGATGAGGAACCACTCCGTGTTGCATCCATTCTTGAGTATGATCCGGAGACAGGGATCGATAGAATGGGCACAGTCATGATGGAGTTCCCTTCGGGACAGGCCTCTTTCAGCTGTTCTACCCAACTGGTTCCCTATCAGAAAATGCATATCTTTGGAACGAAGGGACACTTAGAGGTGGAAATCCCCTTTAATGCGCCTCCGGACAAAGCCTGTCGTGTTTTCACAAGTCAGGGTGAACTCTACTCAAAAGACTACACTCCAATGGATTTTCCTGTCTGTGATCAGTATACTCTTCAGGCTGAATCCTTTGTCAGAACAGTCAGAGGAGAGCAGGTGAACCATGTACCCTTAGAAGATGCTCTTAAGAATCTGAAGGTCCTTGAAGCCATCTTTAAGGCAGGAAAAAGCGGCATGTGGGAAGATGTTGAGTGAAAGTCATCCTTCATAATTCAATCTATCATAGATATAGACCGATATTGGTATTACATTAAGAACATAGGGTCATTGATAGATCAAAATCTATTTGTACACAATTTAAAAATATCCGGAGGAAAAGAAGATGATTAAACATGTCGTTATGTGGACTTTAAAAGATAAAACAAAGGCTGAAGAACTTAAAAAAGCCATTGATTCGATGAAAGGTAAAATTAGCTCATTGACAGATATAGAATGCGGAATCAATTATAATGAGAATGCCGATTGTGATCTTGTATTAATATCGATGCATAAGACACGTCAGGACCTGGATGCTTACCAGGTCGATCCAATTCATAAAGAAGTTGGAGTTCTTATTGGAGGCTCTGTCTCCTCTAGGCATGCTGTGGATTTTGAGTATTGAGTGGGGATGGATGCTATATTGAATAGGGTCGAATTATGACGAGCACTATGAAAAAGATTTTGCAAATCGATAAGGATCTTAATAAGATTCAGGACCTGGATATTCTTTTAGAGCGTATCCTCTATTACGCCCGGGAGGCCGTGTCTGCAGATGCGGGTTCCATCTATATCCGGGACGGCAATGAGCTGGAAATCAAATATGCTCAAAATGACACTTTGCAGAAGAAGCTGGCTGAGGGGCAGAAACTCAATTTCTCAATCTTCAGAATCCCGGTCAATGAAAAGACCATTTCAGGATATGTCGCCGCCAATAGCACGCATCTGAACATTCGTGATATGTATAATATCCCGCCGGACAGGCCCTATAGTTTTAATACCCACTACGATGAGACATCTGGATATAAGACTATTTCATCTCTGACATTTCCTCTTGTGTCTAATCAGGGAGAAATCTTGGGGGTTTTGCAGTTGCTGAACGCCAAGAGTCCTAAGGGGAATATTGTCAGTTTCAAAAAAAGTGACGAACCCTTTGTCCTTCATTTTGCCAGCAATGCAACCGTAGCCCTTCAACGGGCAAGGATGACCCGTACACTATTGTTACGGATGATACAGATGGCGGAGCTCCGTGATCCCAAAGAAACAGGGGCTCATGTTAATAGGGTCGGTTCCTACGCCTGTGAAATCTATGAGGCCTGGGCTAAAAAAAGACATATTCCGGATGATTCCATGCAGAAACAGAAGGATACACTCAGGATGGCAGCCATGCTTCATGACGTAGGGAAGGTGGGAATTTCTGATTTGATTCTTAAAAAACCGGGACGATTCAATGAAGAAGAGTATGAGATCATGAAATCCCACACCTATGTCGGGGCCCGCCTCTTTGCCAATGAAGAATCGGATCTGGATAGAATTGCGAGGGATATTGCCATCAGTCATCATGAAAACTGGGATGGGAGCGGATACCCCGGTAAAATAGTTTGGGAAAATGCTAAAGCCGATGAAATACTCCCTTCCGGAGTCGGTCTTAAGGGTGAGGAAATCCCCCTGTTTGCGAGGATTGTTTCTCTTGCCGATGTTTATGATGCCTTGAGCTGTCAGAGAGTCTATAAGGAAGCCTGGACAGAAGAGGATGTTCTCCATGAGATACGAAAATGCAAAGGCAATAAATTTGATCCAGAACTCGTTGATATTTTCTTTGAAATATTTCCTGTTATCAAACAGATACAGAAGAAGTACCCAGACGACCATTGAGTAAACCAATTCATATTTTGATGGCTCCCCTTGAGGGAGTCACAGACCGGGTCTACCGGGGTTGTTTTTACGATCATTTTCCAGGTCTGAAAGCATCGTTAACTCCTTTTCTACCCATCCCCGATAGAGTTCAAAGGGTTTCATCAGGGAATCTGGGTGATGTTTGTTTTCCTGGAAATTCGAATGTATATGAGATACCCCAACTGCTCTTGTCGGAAGCTGACTCTTTCCTACTGGCTATTGATGCTCTTCAAAAGAGGGGCTTCTCAGAAGTCAACTGGAATTTGGGATGTCCCAGCCGGGGAGTGATCAAAAAAGGGAAGGGAGCGGGGCTTATGCCGCGCACATCTCATATTTTGGAAGTTCTAGATAAGGTCCTGGCCCGGACGGATATTCAAATTTCACTCAAATTGCGTATGGGGCTCTATGAATCGGAAGAACTATTCCGACTCCTGCCCAGCCTTCGGGATTACCCCTTGAACCGGGTCATACTTCATCCCCGCCTGGGGACACAGATGTATACGGGAAGTGTCGATTTGGATGGTTTTCAGAAGGCACTTGATCTCTATGGAAAGCAGATCTGTTATAATGGGGATATCAATACCGGTCTCGATTTTCTTGCACTTCAAAAGCGATTTCCCTCAGTTGATGAGTGGATGATTGGTCGTGGACTCGTTGCTAATCCATTTTTACTGAAAGAGATACTCCAGTTCAATGAAGTAAGCGGATGTTCCGGAGATCAGCTGGAGAATCCATTCAAACAGAAGGCTTTTTATGACTTCTTAGAGGATCTATATGGGAGAATCAAAGAA of Oceanispirochaeta crateris contains these proteins:
- a CDS encoding Dabb family protein, with amino-acid sequence MIKHVVMWTLKDKTKAEELKKAIDSMKGKISSLTDIECGINYNENADCDLVLISMHKTRQDLDAYQVDPIHKEVGVLIGGSVSSRHAVDFEY
- a CDS encoding tetratricopeptide repeat protein yields the protein MEVLSRKSTFRIFSLFISLLLSSAYVFSQDGTGEEFIPAVEEELPLVTERITPVFPDVEEGLIYVEGESAVSTNFASTPVYNYGASGYKSLQLIQQNAPYGGQAYFAEYAFYVDEEGNYDFWYGGTPPGPRDTLFPSYASPFRYVLDGEDPVSVYREDLAVNEAYTPSYYWMSVQTIHLSEGVHRIRIEVPEKRRYDGQYYFFLDAFFFLRQDRMEEELTLVPPVFPKNRADRSFDNPFQSISFYEKIIQEDPGNKDAYIVLSMIYSLLGDYINSIKNLNKAASLDPKDPYPLLLTAKNRIWNQEVTEGLTMYRQLLTLAPDNVSYWTEAGKVAAWTGNYRDSIDFFTRGLEKFPDNLSLKVNLGLTYLWMSRTEDAETVFKEAQESTEGSHDKAMELGSLHKINGYPQYALNIYNQDLLESPEYLETYLNLEESYRLLGDTEKAEEIIQYVYDSFEESLALSEYMNVYEEKKSMKDGILQAYMKALEEQPDNIPLRQLLSQTFFWNGMKEEAVDHSLRILINKLYTSMREFDTKAADLLSLLDRFFRYEELFLQTEDAYQTGSRELTAAQNNYEKALASAAKKTEDTSLAAKADLATQEYVEAYELYKLWSSRMEELDRNKAGLLKEWTALLDAEKENESVFRQLLGESEWTWDREFNLNELNQVQRSEPFLSGYVLSRLALFEGKVTEAGKIIDSDLFAEDPPSRYGLYQSHLWNLNRADQKEMWAEEADILTLYRQHLFDMEASEWKEGEARFIIPLPEETEALRAEMTERSQKFKADKEENSRLIADMRQALDQMLVRQIYYYEQDTYLLRYSLGDYYLEMDENLKATRQFERVLAMDPWNISANYKLGIVSQRYGDWSRAMDQYKKVYYQNPGYENASYYYNQLARENADTVSVSAQNITDPTRIKYVANAAYQSNLNSWLGWGLSYDLTMDRKYRVYETGEIPNQYKLHSLDFNAPLTYNKWNLVVTPVAGLYLWSDLYGVDETRDFGDSLVTPADTAEAMNVKPLLGLDLDWGKDFLETGLSYRYQLEEESLFSDRNLTRSHFMSAHGDTYFPLESSYDWGPVMTRTYGQFEILDTVSGESNQNFKGQILQDASITYVAFREPMIRLTANGTFNFENGSVSDTTMTDYYLPRGVLEAKGGLRGTINFHNEEYTEALEISLFGAAGGYWTDIIQREDQTQSMKMEGLFSLSYVKQTMTLYFLLSGNGTFNTEDSALNFWEFAARVGARISVPSLLTN
- a CDS encoding Gfo/Idh/MocA family protein — encoded protein: MNKLKWGVLSTANIGLEKVLPAIQKSENGVVYAIASRNDRTARDAASHLSIPVSYSSYQDLLDDPEVEAIYNPLPNHLHIEWTIKAMEAGKHVLCEKPLALKREDLLRLMKLRDRTGLTVSEAFMVRYHPQWLTARETVQEGHIGKLKNVQGFFSYFNDDKNNIRNIKEAGGGGIWDIGCYPVTTSRLIFDEEPLRVASILEYDPETGIDRMGTVMMEFPSGQASFSCSTQLVPYQKMHIFGTKGHLEVEIPFNAPPDKACRVFTSQGELYSKDYTPMDFPVCDQYTLQAESFVRTVRGEQVNHVPLEDALKNLKVLEAIFKAGKSGMWEDVE
- a CDS encoding HDOD domain-containing protein, which encodes MDKYEQFLKNIPIMPDVATKVLTFAEDMDEVSFAELERLISMDPGLTAKILKVANSSLYARQQQISRLQTAISLMGFKAIKSLIMLLTASNMFSQKSLSPFYKYFWQHSLVTAFISQKLCDMSGASRIREESFLAGLLHDIGQMSLYESELNAYDKIMPFINVDEGKTCSEETSMFGVNHREIGRRIMESWNFPQSFSDTAGEHGNLNIQSPHKEMIVIVSIADLLTSVLHEIDFSEKMKTALDPYLKYSGLKLEQLNYFQDKFMVEMKDDPLFQECKSLFRL
- a CDS encoding GAF and HD-GYP domain-containing protein — translated: MKKILQIDKDLNKIQDLDILLERILYYAREAVSADAGSIYIRDGNELEIKYAQNDTLQKKLAEGQKLNFSIFRIPVNEKTISGYVAANSTHLNIRDMYNIPPDRPYSFNTHYDETSGYKTISSLTFPLVSNQGEILGVLQLLNAKSPKGNIVSFKKSDEPFVLHFASNATVALQRARMTRTLLLRMIQMAELRDPKETGAHVNRVGSYACEIYEAWAKKRHIPDDSMQKQKDTLRMAAMLHDVGKVGISDLILKKPGRFNEEEYEIMKSHTYVGARLFANEESDLDRIARDIAISHHENWDGSGYPGKIVWENAKADEILPSGVGLKGEEIPLFARIVSLADVYDALSCQRVYKEAWTEEDVLHEIRKCKGNKFDPELVDIFFEIFPVIKQIQKKYPDDH
- a CDS encoding tRNA-dihydrouridine synthase family protein, with product MSKPIHILMAPLEGVTDRVYRGCFYDHFPGLKASLTPFLPIPDRVQRVSSGNLGDVCFPGNSNVYEIPQLLLSEADSFLLAIDALQKRGFSEVNWNLGCPSRGVIKKGKGAGLMPRTSHILEVLDKVLARTDIQISLKLRMGLYESEELFRLLPSLRDYPLNRVILHPRLGTQMYTGSVDLDGFQKALDLYGKQICYNGDINTGLDFLALQKRFPSVDEWMIGRGLVANPFLLKEILQFNEVSGCSGDQLENPFKQKAFYDFLEDLYGRIKEKITRKEAFWNYFKGILIYSFSHSYIPPEKRKELFRIRIEEDWFQLKNSLQLLYLDQ